A region from the Pseudomonadota bacterium genome encodes:
- a CDS encoding TetR/AcrR family transcriptional regulator — protein sequence MPQPALTQAQRTALSDTAMIDAAIMLIVSLGPEKTTLKALGEASGYSRGLVTYRFGSKAGLFKAVIKTVSERWLDAFEKAVDDKSGISAILSTAEAYRQFVLRSPKDIRAMHILSYHSVEPGCGHAGMVRKVIRAQRDQLAQWVKDGQQQGTVCPNVDPQVFAARFVAYTSGMVWAWMLGTSDIDFEAAHAAFQRQINFELSRQADA from the coding sequence ATGCCTCAACCTGCACTCACTCAGGCCCAGCGTACGGCGCTTTCGGACACCGCGATGATCGACGCCGCCATTATGCTGATTGTGAGTCTGGGCCCAGAAAAAACCACGCTGAAAGCGCTCGGCGAGGCTTCTGGCTACAGCCGGGGGCTCGTGACCTATCGTTTCGGCAGCAAGGCGGGTCTTTTCAAGGCGGTCATCAAAACCGTTTCTGAGCGATGGTTGGACGCCTTTGAGAAGGCGGTCGACGACAAGTCCGGAATCAGCGCAATCTTGAGTACCGCCGAAGCTTATCGCCAGTTTGTCCTGAGATCGCCCAAGGACATCCGCGCGATGCATATTCTGAGCTATCACTCCGTGGAACCCGGTTGTGGGCACGCCGGCATGGTTCGCAAGGTCATCCGCGCGCAGCGCGACCAGCTCGCCCAGTGGGTGAAAGATGGTCAGCAGCAGGGCACGGTCTGCCCAAACGTGGACCCGCAGGTTTTTGCGGCCCGTTTTGTGGCCTATACCAGCGGCATGGTGTGGGCCTGGATGCTTGGTACCAGCGATATCGATTTCGAGGCCGCCCACGCGGCCTTTCAGCGACAGATCAACTTCGAACTCTCCCGACAGGCTGACGCCTGA
- a CDS encoding acetyl-CoA C-acetyltransferase, translated as MTDAYIYDHVRTPRGRGKPNGSLHEVTPIELVRQVLEALRDRNELDTSKVDDVVMGCVSPVGEQGANVARVGALMADYDQTVPGKQLNRFCASGLEAVNTAASQVMAGQSDLCIGGGVESMSRVPMGSDGGAMAVDPHVAYNTYFAPQGIGADLIASKYGFSREDVDAYAAESQARAANAWDNGYFDNAVIAVKDQLGMTLLDRDEHMRPGTTAEDLAGLKPAFVIPGEQFGFDAVALQRYPEVERINHVHTGGNSSGIVDGAGAVLIGNKEIGDSLGLKPRARIKGFASIGSEPTIMLTGPGPSAEKVLKRCGMSTADIDLFELNEAFASVVLRYMQQLDIDHSQINVNGGAIALGHPLGATGAMIFGTALDELERRDLNTALVNLCIGAGMGTATIIERV; from the coding sequence ATGACAGACGCATATATCTACGATCACGTACGCACGCCTCGCGGCCGCGGCAAACCCAATGGTTCGCTCCACGAGGTGACCCCCATCGAGCTGGTTCGCCAGGTGCTGGAAGCGCTGCGTGACCGCAACGAGCTCGATACCAGCAAGGTCGACGATGTGGTGATGGGCTGCGTGTCGCCCGTTGGAGAGCAGGGCGCCAACGTCGCACGCGTCGGGGCGCTGATGGCCGACTACGACCAGACGGTGCCGGGCAAGCAGCTCAACCGGTTTTGCGCATCAGGCCTCGAAGCCGTCAACACGGCGGCGTCACAGGTCATGGCCGGCCAGTCCGATCTGTGTATCGGCGGTGGCGTTGAATCGATGTCCCGCGTGCCGATGGGTTCGGACGGGGGCGCCATGGCCGTGGATCCACACGTGGCGTACAACACCTATTTTGCGCCTCAGGGAATCGGCGCGGATCTGATCGCCTCCAAGTACGGCTTCAGCCGCGAGGACGTAGATGCTTACGCGGCGGAAAGCCAGGCGCGGGCTGCCAACGCCTGGGATAACGGCTATTTCGACAACGCGGTGATCGCGGTGAAAGATCAGCTGGGCATGACGCTGCTCGACCGGGACGAGCACATGCGCCCGGGCACCACCGCTGAAGATCTGGCGGGTCTCAAGCCGGCGTTTGTGATTCCCGGTGAGCAGTTCGGCTTCGACGCGGTGGCCCTCCAGCGGTACCCGGAGGTAGAGCGCATCAACCATGTCCACACCGGCGGCAACAGCTCCGGCATCGTCGACGGTGCCGGCGCGGTGCTCATCGGAAACAAAGAAATCGGCGACAGCCTCGGGCTGAAGCCGCGGGCTCGGATCAAAGGCTTTGCCTCGATCGGGTCGGAGCCGACCATCATGTTGACCGGCCCGGGCCCGTCAGCGGAGAAGGTGCTCAAGCGATGCGGCATGAGCACAGCGGACATCGATTTGTTCGAGCTCAACGAGGCTTTTGCCTCGGTGGTGCTGCGCTACATGCAGCAGCTCGACATCGATCACAGCCAGATCAACGTCAACGGCGGCGCGATTGCCCTGGGGCATCCCCTGGGGGCCACCGGCGCGATGATCTTCGGCACCGCGCTGGACGAGCTGGAGCGGCGTGACCTGAACACCGCGCTGGTCAACCTCTGTATTGGTGCCGGTATGGGCACCGCCACCATTATCGAACGGGTATAA
- a CDS encoding 3-hydroxyacyl-CoA dehydrogenase NAD-binding domain-containing protein, which produces MAETIQLAVADGIATLTLDVPGRSMNVVTDQFLDDLNEAVEKVVQDDQIKGAIITSAKNAFVAGADLMWLVNVYDAKLPASELLEKNLKFTRALRTMETCGKPFVAALNGTALGGGLEIALACHQRIAADNPKAVFGLPEVQVGLLPGAGGTQRLPRLIGVQPALELITQGTHVPAPKAVKLGFIDQVVPADQLLDAAVAWINDNPEAVQPWDQKGFKVPGGAGAFNPKIAQVFMGGSALVAQKTNHNYPAPIAILSCVYEGTIVPIDTGLKIESRYFTSLFQNAVYRNMTRTLFINKGAAEKGARRPKGVPPAQCKKIGMLGAGMMGAGIAFVSARAGMDVVLLDSTIEAAEKGKDYSRGLLAKRLERGRTTQEKLDQLLARIHPTTEYADLEGCDLVIEAVFEDRDIKADVTAKAEAVLAADKVFASNTSTLPISGLAESSSRPKNFIGLHFFSPVDKMPLVEIIMGKETSDEALAHSLDYVRQIRKTPIVVNDSRGFYTSRVFGTYVNEGMALLKDGVAPALIENAGKLAGMPVGPLAVHDEVTLDLSVKVFKQTQEDLGDAYDAPSAMDVTFKMVDDLGRSGKRFGKGFYDYPEGAKKHLWPGLAEHFPEAEAQPSVEDVKERLLYIQAIETVRCMQEGVITTAADADIGSIFGWGFPPWTGGTLSYIDTIGLDQFIATATALAERHGPRFAVPELLNKMAVAGEQFYPPVADASQRDAA; this is translated from the coding sequence ATGGCTGAAACCATTCAACTTGCCGTCGCGGACGGCATCGCCACCCTGACGCTGGACGTCCCAGGCCGCAGCATGAACGTTGTCACGGACCAGTTTCTGGACGACCTGAACGAGGCGGTTGAGAAGGTTGTCCAGGACGACCAGATCAAAGGCGCCATCATCACCTCCGCCAAAAACGCGTTTGTCGCCGGTGCTGACCTGATGTGGCTAGTCAACGTCTACGACGCCAAGCTGCCGGCCAGCGAGCTGCTCGAGAAGAATCTCAAGTTCACTCGGGCGCTGCGAACGATGGAAACCTGCGGCAAACCTTTTGTCGCAGCGCTGAACGGCACCGCTCTCGGCGGTGGGCTGGAGATTGCGCTGGCGTGTCATCAGCGTATCGCTGCCGACAATCCCAAGGCGGTATTCGGTCTGCCGGAGGTTCAGGTAGGGCTCCTGCCGGGCGCCGGCGGCACCCAGCGGCTGCCGCGCCTGATCGGCGTGCAGCCGGCGCTGGAGCTGATCACTCAAGGTACCCACGTGCCCGCGCCCAAGGCGGTCAAGCTCGGCTTCATCGACCAGGTCGTACCGGCGGACCAGCTGCTGGACGCGGCGGTGGCCTGGATCAACGACAACCCCGAGGCGGTGCAGCCATGGGATCAGAAGGGCTTCAAGGTACCCGGCGGCGCCGGCGCCTTTAACCCCAAGATCGCCCAGGTATTTATGGGCGGCAGCGCGCTCGTGGCCCAAAAGACCAACCATAACTATCCGGCACCAATCGCCATCCTGTCCTGCGTCTACGAAGGCACCATTGTGCCGATCGATACCGGTCTGAAAATTGAGTCGCGGTATTTCACGTCGCTGTTCCAGAACGCGGTTTACCGCAACATGACCCGGACGCTGTTCATCAATAAAGGTGCCGCCGAAAAGGGCGCCCGCCGGCCGAAAGGTGTGCCGCCGGCGCAGTGCAAAAAGATCGGCATGCTCGGCGCCGGCATGATGGGTGCGGGCATCGCGTTTGTCAGCGCCCGCGCCGGTATGGACGTGGTGCTGTTAGACAGCACCATCGAAGCCGCGGAGAAGGGTAAGGACTATTCCCGCGGGCTGCTGGCCAAGAGGCTGGAGCGAGGTCGCACGACCCAGGAGAAGCTGGACCAGCTGCTGGCCCGCATCCATCCGACCACCGAATATGCGGACCTTGAAGGCTGCGATCTGGTGATCGAAGCGGTCTTCGAAGACCGGGATATCAAGGCGGACGTGACCGCAAAGGCGGAAGCGGTGCTGGCGGCAGATAAGGTATTCGCCTCCAATACCTCCACGCTGCCCATCAGTGGTCTGGCCGAGTCTTCGAGTCGACCGAAGAACTTCATCGGGCTGCACTTCTTCTCGCCCGTGGACAAGATGCCGCTGGTGGAGATCATCATGGGCAAAGAGACTTCGGACGAAGCGCTGGCCCATTCTCTCGACTACGTACGGCAGATCCGCAAAACACCGATTGTGGTGAACGACAGTCGCGGCTTTTACACCTCACGCGTGTTTGGCACTTACGTAAACGAGGGTATGGCGCTTCTGAAGGATGGCGTCGCGCCCGCGCTGATCGAAAACGCCGGCAAGCTTGCCGGGATGCCGGTGGGTCCACTGGCCGTGCACGATGAGGTCACGCTCGACCTGAGCGTTAAGGTGTTCAAGCAGACCCAGGAAGACCTGGGAGACGCTTACGACGCGCCCTCCGCGATGGACGTGACCTTCAAGATGGTGGACGACCTCGGCCGCTCGGGTAAGCGGTTCGGCAAAGGGTTCTACGACTATCCCGAAGGGGCCAAGAAACATCTGTGGCCCGGGCTTGCTGAGCACTTCCCCGAGGCTGAGGCTCAGCCGAGCGTCGAGGACGTTAAGGAGCGCCTTCTTTACATCCAGGCGATCGAGACGGTTCGCTGCATGCAGGAAGGTGTGATTACCACCGCTGCAGACGCCGACATCGGGTCGATCTTCGGCTGGGGATTCCCGCCCTGGACGGGCGGAACGCTGTCCTATATCGATACCATTGGACTGGATCAGTTTATCGCGACGGCCACCGCGCTCGCGGAGCGACACGGCCCGCGGTTTGCGGTACCGGAGCTCCTGAACAAAATGGCTGTTGCGGGTGAACAATTCTATCCGCCGGTTGCTGACGCCAGTCAGCGCGATGCCGCCTGA